From Bos javanicus breed banteng chromosome 5, ARS-OSU_banteng_1.0, whole genome shotgun sequence, the proteins below share one genomic window:
- the LOC133247409 gene encoding cytochrome c oxidase assembly protein COX14 isoform X2 produces the protein MPTAKQLADIGYKTFSTSMMLLTVYGGYLCSVRAYHYFQRRSSRRQAAEEQKTSGAL, from the coding sequence ATGCCAACTGCCAAGCAACTAGCTGACATTGGCTACAAGACCTTCTCCACCTCCATGATGCTCCTCACTGTGTACGGGGGTTACCTCTGCAGTGTCCGAGCCTACCACTATTTCCAGCGGCGCAGCTCCCGGCGCCAGGCTGCAGAAGAACAGAAGACCTCAGGAGCCCTATAG
- the LOC133247409 gene encoding cytochrome c oxidase assembly protein COX14 isoform X1, which translates to MGLTLERDNMPTAKQLADIGYKTFSTSMMLLTVYGGYLCSVRAYHYFQRRSSRRQAAEEQKTSGAL; encoded by the coding sequence GGGACAACATGCCAACTGCCAAGCAACTAGCTGACATTGGCTACAAGACCTTCTCCACCTCCATGATGCTCCTCACTGTGTACGGGGGTTACCTCTGCAGTGTCCGAGCCTACCACTATTTCCAGCGGCGCAGCTCCCGGCGCCAGGCTGCAGAAGAACAGAAGACCTCAGGAGCCCTATAG